The following proteins come from a genomic window of Triticum aestivum cultivar Chinese Spring chromosome 6A, IWGSC CS RefSeq v2.1, whole genome shotgun sequence:
- the LOC123132089 gene encoding heat stress transcription factor A-5, which translates to MEGSGAVGARGGGGGGPAPFLLKTYEMVDDPATDAVVSWSDASDTSFVVWNSPEFAARLLPAYFKHSNFSSFIRQLNTYGFRKIDPERWEFGNEYFVKGQKHLLKNIYRRKPIHSHSHQPGALPDNERSFFEDEIDRLAREKANLQAELWKSKQQESGTMFQIEALERRAVDMEQRQGKMIAFLQQASKNPHFVSKLVKMAEASSMFADALHKKRRLSGLDYAVEATETASFCDDHSATSRQEMGNLLNQHFSDKLKLGLCSAAAESNLVTLSTQSSHEDNGSPHGRHPPVHDGMGTGCLPLVPQIMELSDTGTSICPSKSSFFAPAVNDEGLSPCHLSLTLASCSMDVDRGQASNADGSTTINEGSDNPPEATATAMGGNPKASVDAGTAEAPTPREDTWVAAEPAAPVKANDNFWEQFLTERPGDASSGPRDPSMDKEQTEGGGKDDREVTEQLKL; encoded by the exons ATGGAAGGCTCAGGCGCGGTCGGCgcccgcggcggcgggggcggcgggccgGCGCCGTTCCTGCTCAAGACGTACGAGATGGTGGACGACCCGGCGACGGACGCGGTGGTGTCGTGGAGCGACGCGTCGGACACGAGCTTCGTGGTCTGGAACTCGCCCGAGTTCGCCGCGCGGCTGCTGCCCGCCTACTTCAAGCACAGCAATTTCTCCAGCTTCATCCGCCAGCTCAACACCTAC GGATTCCGTAAAATAGATCCAGAGCGATGGGAATTCGGTAACGAGTACTTTGTCAAGGGGCAGAAGCACCTGCTGAAGAACATCTACAGGCGGAAGCCTATCCACAGCCACAGTCATCAACCAGGTGCGCTGCCTGATAACGAGCGTTCATTCTTCGAAGACGAGATCGACCGGCTTGCACGAGAGAAAGCAAACCTACAGGCCGAGCTCTGGAAGTCCAAGCAGCAGGAATCCGGAACCATGTTCCAGATTGAGGCCCTGGAGCGACGAGCGGTCGACATGGAGCAGCGGCAGGGCAAGATGATCGCCTTCCTGCAGCAGGCCAGCAAGAACCCTCACTTTGTCAGTAAGCTTGTCAAGATGGCAGAGGCATCCTCGATGTTCGCAGATGCTTTGCACAAGAAGAGAAGGTTGTCCGGGCTAGACTACGCCGTCGAGGCCACGGAAACCGCTAGCTTCTGCGATGACCACAGCGCCACTTCCAGGCAAGAAATGGGCAACCTTCTGAACCAGCACTTCTCCGATAAGCTCAAGTTGGGGCTCTGCTCTGCGGCGGCGGAGAGCAACCTCGTCACCCTGAGCACCCAAAGCTCGCACGAAGACAACGGTAGCCCGCATGGCAGGCATCCTCCAGTTCATGACGGAATGGGGACGGGATGCCTTCCTCTGGTACCACAGATCATGGAACTCTCCGATACCGGGACGTCCATCTGCCCCTCCAAGAGCTCGTTCTTCGCACCGGCTGTGAACGATGAAGGGCTGTCGCCGTGCCATCTGAGCCTAACTCTAGCATCGTGCTCGATGGACGTCGACAGAGGCCAAGCCTCCAATGCAGACGGGAGCACCACCATCAACGAGGGAAGCGACAACCCACCGGAGGCCACCGCAACCGCCATGGGCGGTAACCCGAAGGCATCAGTCGATGCCGGCACAGCGGAAGCGCCGACTCCACGAGAGGATACGTGGGTGGCCGCCGAGCCGGCAGCTCCTGTCAAGGCGAATGACAACTTCTGGGAACAGTTCTTGACGGAGAGGCCGGGAGACGCGAGCTCTGGCCCGAGGGATCCTTCCATGGACAAGGAGCAAACGGAAGGCGGGGGGAAGGATGACAGAGAAGTCACGGAACAGCTGAAACTCTGA